The window TCCGATCGAATTGCGCGAGGTCTCGCGCCGGGATGGCACTGGGGCCTCCCCTGCCCTCGATCTGACCGTCCGCCCGCGCCGCAACCGCAAGGCCGAATGGGCCCGGCGCATGGTGCGGGAGAACGTGCTCACGACAGACGATCTGATCTGGCCGCTGTTCCTGATCGACGGCAACAACAAGCGTGAGCAGATCGCCTCGATGCCGGGGGTCGAGCGTCTCAGCGTCGACCAGGCCGTGCGCGACGCCGAGCGCGCAATGAAGCTCACCATCCCGTGCCTCGCGCTGTTTCCCTACACCGATCCGTCCCTGCGCGACGAGGAGGGCTCGGAAGCCACCAACCCGAACAATCTGGTCTGCCAGGCGGTGCGCGCTATCAAGAAGGAGTTTCCGGAGATCGGTATTCTCTGCGACGTCGCGCTCGATCCCTTCACCAGCCACGGCCATGACGGCCTGATCTCCGACGGCAAGATCCTGAACGACGAGACGGTCGCCGTGCTGGTGCGTCAGGCTCTGGTGCAGGCCGAAGCCGGCTGCGACATCATCGCGCCCTCCGACATGATGGACGGCCGCGTCGCCGCGATTCGCGAGGGCCTGGATCGCACCGGGCTTCTTGACGTGCAGATCATGGCCTATGCCGCAAAATACGCCTCCGCCTTCTACGGCCCGTTCCGCGACGCCATCGGCTCGGCCAAGACGCTCACCGGCGACAAGCGCACCTACC of the Bradyrhizobium sp. WSM1417 genome contains:
- the hemB gene encoding porphobilinogen synthase, whose translation is MAIKYGRPIELREVSRRDGTGASPALDLTVRPRRNRKAEWARRMVRENVLTTDDLIWPLFLIDGNNKREQIASMPGVERLSVDQAVRDAERAMKLTIPCLALFPYTDPSLRDEEGSEATNPNNLVCQAVRAIKKEFPEIGILCDVALDPFTSHGHDGLISDGKILNDETVAVLVRQALVQAEAGCDIIAPSDMMDGRVAAIREGLDRTGLLDVQIMAYAAKYASAFYGPFRDAIGSAKTLTGDKRTYQMDSANTDEALREVELDISEGADMVMVKPGMPYLDVVRRVKDTFAMPTFAYQVSGEYAMIAAAGNNGWLDGDRAMMESLLAFKRAGADGVLSYFAPKAAEKLRAQG